The following is a genomic window from Hyperolius riggenbachi isolate aHypRig1 chromosome 4, aHypRig1.pri, whole genome shotgun sequence.
CTTTTGCAGAAAAATACATGCCAGAGCAAAGAATAGCCATCGATGAGTCCTTAATCCCTTTCCACGGGAGGCTGGCAATCAAACAATATATACCCAACAAAAGGTCACGGTATGGGATAAAACTGTACAAGTTGTGCGAAAGTGGGAGTGGCTATATCTATTCACTAAAAGTTTATGAAGGGAAGGACAGCTTAATACAGCCTCCTGGATGCCCTCCCTACATGGGTACAACAGAGAGGATAGTACTGGACCTCCTCAACCCTCTACTCCACCAGGGTTACCACCTTTACGTGGACAATTTTTACACGAGTGTTCCACTGTTCAAACATTTATTTTCAGTCCAGACTCCAGCCTGCGGAACTGTCAGGGCAAATCGCAAAGGCCTGCCATCAGAGGTCGTTCATAAAAAACTGAAGAGGGGGGAGACCTGCAGCCAACGGAGCAACGAGCTGCTCGCTTTAAAATTTAGAGATAAGCGCGATGTCTTAGccctcaccaccatccacaccgagGCAACAACAACTGTGAGGACTCGTAGTCGGGAAGTAGTAAAACCACTGGCCATCGCTGAGTACACCAAGTTCATGGGGGCAGTGGACTTGTCCGACCAGGTTTTGGCACCATACAGGctcaacaggaagaggaagatctGGTACAAAAAAGTGGCTCTATATTTTTTCCAGATGTGCCTCCAAAACGCCTTTGTCCTGTACAAAAAATCAGGTAACAGGGACTCTTTTTTAAAGTTCCAGCTGGCAATAATTACATGTCTCCTTTTTGAATCTGGACAACCTGCCCCAAACCCAGACCAACTTCGTGCAGAAAATGTTGCCAGATTTGAGGGAAATCATTTTCCTGCCCCACTCCCCCCAACTGCATCAAAACCATACCCCCAAAAAAGGTGCAGAGTTTGCAGGAAAAATCACGTTCGAAGGGACACACGATATCATTGTCCGAAATGTCCGTCCAAAGCAGCACTATGCCTTAATCCCTGCTTTGAGACCTATCATACAGTCCTtcattattagttttttttttttttttttttttttttaccctttcactgccctttttttttatggtataATTGAACTGTATTTGACTCTCCggatctgacctctggcatggctgACAACCACTCTATGGAATTCGACCCCTGGCATAACTAACGACCACCCTCTGAACTCTGGCATGGCTGCCGAATtaccctctgacctctggcatggctgATCTACCAAACTCTGACCCTTGGCATGGCTGCCGGACACCTTCGGACCTCCTGACTTCCACCTTTCTACAGCTTCTACAATGGTGAGTACCAATTTGTGTATGTTTAAAGACATTGTGAAGCCCTCAGTATACTttgctaaagccttgtacacactttcaagtatgattggccaatcactgatcaattttactaTTGAATCTTGAataatatgagcagattgtgtaggtaaaccctcatactacagtaTGAgcgtttacctgcacaatctgctcatactattcaatatttgttgactctcatactacatggcaaggtggtacaattggtcagtgattggccaatcttaattgaaagtgtgtactggaCTTAAAAAAAGAATGACACTTTGGGGAGAAAATTGGCCTTGAAAAAGCTGttggtgctacttgtggttatcagtgtgcggtgtgcccaagaagctatctgatgatgtatatagggtatcattttaaccgtgacaagcgagagaatataatttgggatGTAGTATTGTTGAAGTctatgtcatgtgatttttttttctcgccaaactgaagaaaactgtaaaaaaatgctattttcaaactTCTGGTATAATTTCAGCAAAAGGGCATGaatccaaatgttacaaaatatgtttatctgagtaggcctaggtctctagttttcagaatggtttgGTTTATGACCTGTACtgaatgttctgagacaccaggggctTTGCCAAGAAAGAattactgtattacttttgttgcaaaaaatggccttgaaaaatccaatggtgctacttgtggttatcagtgtgtggtgtgcccaagaagctatctgatgatgtatatagggtatcattttaaccgtgacaagcgagagaatataatttgggatGTAGTATTGTTGAAGTctatgtcatgtgatttttttttctcgccaaactgaagaaaactgtaaaaaaatgctgttttcaaaCTTCTGGTACAATTTCAGCAAAAGGGCATTaatccaaatgttacaaaatatgtttatctgagtaggcctaggtctctagttttcagaatggtttgGTTTATGACCTGTACtgaatgttctgagacaccaggggctttgccaagaaagaatgactgtattacttttgttgcaaaaaatggccttcaaaaatccaatggtgctacttgtggttatcagtgtgcggtgtgcccaagaagctatctgatgatgtatatagggtatcattttaaccgtgacaagcgagagaatataatttgggatATTTGACAACTGAAAcctatgtcatgtgaattttCTTTAGCaagaaactgaatgaaaagcaataaaattgttattttcatatactcggcaccaaaataaaacgcttgtaaaaaaacccacaagtgacataattgaaaatacaatacataaatagctaccttagtcactcagctttttaaatatgtatgccatgatggtatattactgttacttttacagataagggcttttaattactgatagatgacaatgaaaaaacagaaaacagaaaactgaaaaaatgtgcctttatttccaaataatatattgtcgccatacattggacaactaggaacattatttaaatgttgtgataaccgggacaagtgggcggataaaatgtgttggttttatctatGGTATCTTTGtctattttaaaactacagtggttggaaatatagaaatagtgtatcttttcatttttttctcttttttctctttaaaatgcatagagaataacattattactaaaataaaatatcacccttgaaaagcctaatttgtggcgaaaaaaacaagctatagatcattcacatgtgatgagtagcaataaagttatcagtgaatgaatgggaggagcgctgaaatgtaaaagttgttttggttttaagggaagaaaacctgtgatcctgaagtggttaaacctacacattttgtttgtttaatgtttttttatttacatttgttttGAGAGTCAATCTGGCACTGTCTGCTCATGGCATgtgtattttatacttttttactAATTAACTCTGTTATTGAATTCCCTGGGGGGAGAAGAGGGGTTTGCTGTCGTTGCTTTTCAACTCTCTAGAGtttttatcagctcagagataaataaacagtgttatctaagattttgtagggaggagagtgcagagacttatatTCACGTCATAGGGAtaggaagtggttaagtaataaAGTAAACATATTTATTATTACTTAACTGTACTGTGTAgtgcattaaaagtgaatgacggCTGTGTGCAGGTTCTAAGttagtccttaaagtgaacctccagattaaaaatctactcagcagaactgaaaagacttggtgtttctttaacagtttcacagcattagaactttggtcttcttatagaagtctcatttttagctgcatgtttagctaagctccgccccatcaaagaaaactgcccgggccttttttgcctgatgctgtgcaaagcatgatgggatttcctatgttgttattcacgttgcccggcaactgggaggggtgatcaggttacaggacagttggaactgtgtctcatgctccctgtcaccttctttcaaccaaaaagatggctgcccttatgaaatcacaaacctttgcctgttcttttaaaacagggtgggtaagagattatattacctatctattttaattaacataactaatgtaacttaaagacagtatgtttgtttaggctgaagttcctctttaagtcaagtAATCAAAATAGGTTGAAAGCCACCATGAGTCATTCATAACACCAAGTGCCAGTAATTGATGTGGAATTTGCACATATTCAATCATTTCTTTATATAGTTAGGTGCAATTTCAATCACTTGCACTGAATCTTGGAAACAACTAAGCAGCTAAATTACAGTACCATCATATTAAACTGGTCACAAAATCCAGTTGTGggtccgatccaattcactttttctcttaagttttctcctaggtgatatttcacgttataaataaaatgccttttaaaggatacatccaggcaaagtcaaaaacaaaaattcacttactttgggcttcctccagcccctggcagccatcctgtgccctcacggcAGCTCCGATGGcttccggtcttctccgctgcagaagccgaccggcACAGTAtggctgtcaggggctggaggaagccccaggtaagtagatttttgtttttgattttgcctaaatgtatcctttaagcccccagaaagcaagaaaattgttttgacagtactttttcacttaggtTGTTTGTACTTGTTCAATTGCAGAgcacaaaatatatttttaacagaagatggaaagtaatctcctaggagaatacattggaggaaaagtgaattggatcgggcccaattTGATCAAAAGCATTTAAAACATTTCCATCCACTTCAGTTATTTCTCTTTTGACAGCAAATCCTAATGTATATTGAAATGAATAGGAATAATAATCATGATTAAAATTTCAGATTTGTATGTAAtttaatacaattcaaataaacaTTCTTTTGGTATGTGCGGGTTTCATAAAGTGAGCAGCACTGGCTTTAGCCTTTTtagtcccatatgcaattcattttttttctcctgagttttctcctaggagatgattttcatattatctttaaaaataacttttaggtactttacaatgttggtgaaaaaaaaaagttggtgaaaaaataccatcaaaattattttgagtattttcttgcttgctggtgatttagaaagcattttatgacaaagcCCGATGTGCAATTCCCTATGTCAccggaattttctcctaggagatcatttttcatcttctctttaaccacttcaccactgaggggttttaccccctgagcaccagagcaattttcacctttcagcgctccttccattcattcgtctataactttatcattacttattgcaatgaaatgaactatatcttgttttttccgccaccaattaggctttctttaggtgggacattatgccaagaattatttttttctaaatgtgttttaatgggaaaataggaaaaatgtggggaaaaaaataattatttttcagttttcggccattatagtttttaaataatgcatgctactgtaattaaaacccatgaaatgtatttgcccttttgtcccggttataaaacaatttaaattatgtccctatcacaatgtttggtgccaat
Proteins encoded in this region:
- the LOC137504839 gene encoding piggyBac transposable element-derived protein 4-like, encoding MAKRMYSLQEAFAILERDSDSDSHSSSEFEDDLESTDIDWLPSESESDSTDSDSESAGPSTAQPSRSAEQARGISDTDTASEGGSPIATSSNAIPRGQRAARPRQSMPARVPQREPLPYDLRDPQWSASNMETPNLPPFTARSGLLVDTSNMQPIDFFELFLPESFLQYVCDQSNIYAQQRIADHPTCVLASHWTPATTRDLKVFLGLTFDMALSPLPEQQLYWTKNPILCIPIYSSRMSRRRYQMLLTCLHFSNNADHLPPNDPAHDRLFKLRPFIDHLNRTFAEKYMPEQRIAIDESLIPFHGRLAIKQYIPNKRSRYGIKLYKLCESGSGYIYSLKVYEGKDSLIQPPGCPPYMGTTERIVLDLLNPLLHQGYHLYVDNFYTSVPLFKHLFSVQTPACGTVRANRKGLPSEVVHKKLKRGETCSQRSNELLALKFRDKRDVLALTTIHTEATTTVRTRSREVVKPLAIAEYTKFMGAVDLSDQVLAPYRLNRKRKIWYKKVALYFFQMCLQNAFVLYKKSGNRDSFLKFQLAIITCLLFESGQPAPNPDQLRAENVARFEGNHFPAPLPPTASKPYPQKRCRVCRKNHVRRDTRYHCPKCPSKAALCLNPCFETYHTVLHY